From one Mytilus galloprovincialis chromosome 13, xbMytGall1.hap1.1, whole genome shotgun sequence genomic stretch:
- the LOC143056013 gene encoding uncharacterized protein LOC143056013 produces MLHKVLFICVFGMCSSFKLKCPNHSQWSLRARSFCPSDPSKYSCIQNEHIKGYTEGCSVAEFERGGMKIILRGNLDAGPCSVERYQPSQIKFLTNISSACIFSKSKCNEEGQILHDKGSPTQDVACRCDLTQNYDLISRQTASRYCKPAEGDCSCFKKQCHLIDYSCISTPPIGKNPLPNTLRNEPVPPFIVQRSITKRETINRSPCTTIIVIVIILAFPMSVLLFYDQRIGKFIDQQFRKVQNYAGSRMQTSETDFSDEPNPEKEGSTTLAKITIEQADETDSNDQNLANNESDKCCIKVTQWIKSSKLNSFCSDGKPVFNECIHDKWKKLETDTKCEITVEPCDKTVLKKGWVAKTNKDFMNILFMSGTLNSIKADIILCPVNKELVPIVFDSEVLMGGLNKEELEEELQKYDVVRIYNPENFNCHCLLLTVFEDLNIKTHSDFREQNVATQVIHTLVTNGFRSLGISLKNNKNPEWKMFAFKLLTCLLKSKSKLKSPVVVYCFDAVDEFDSLEDYIRRKLNMDKYLVPIKTEHLEYQEGEKSIEVLVEQGSILDYDAMVDVLINSVGVSLNLRNGIVSQKLVEKAGKSVQDECKENYKNGINIGEIAITSKGHMICKKIFHVAVYTNFVCDGNISTEILKNIVIRCLKAAEKSKMTSIAFPALGTGTLGYPPCLVAKTMFAAVDEYEKTNPTYLKRVVFVVFEDNVVFQIFENIGKWKKNKVTANIKYDIPPKQLVFIHKDLETRVNVTDKEYVTSLKYKDLKAVVTQSGSLDMKMYWNDRDGCFVTKIKTGQTEEEVIAYFTLLVTHMHENKFQVVDLFFQNICSDVTANKQLRILMNEIQSHDDRINKKNSKITGLPEINYVKLVRVYFKSEDYAEIETEYMKSNDKQEESKHGEWKCHVSEKSSFPFIVKVDGPESAAKDVYDEVVQDISSI; encoded by the exons ATGTTGCATAAAGTATTATTTATCTGT gtttttGGAATGTGTAGTTCTTTCAAACTGAAATGTCCAAATCATTCACAATGGTCTTTGAGAGCCAGATCATTCTGTCCATCAGATCCATCAAAGTATTCCTGCATTCAAAATGAACATATTAAAGGATATACCGAAGGTTGTTCAGTAGCTGAATTTGAAAGGGGAG GCATGAAGATAATCTTGCGAGGTAATTTGGACGCGGGACCATGTTCTGTAGAACGATACCAACCAAGCCAAATAAAGTTTTTAACAAATATTAGTAGTGCGTGTATATTTTCCAAATCAAAATGTAATGAAGAAGGTCAAATATTACATGATAAAGGAAGCCCTACTCAAGATGTTGCGTGCAGATGTGACTTAACACAAAACTACGACTTAATTTCTAGACAAACTGCTTCTAGATATTGTAAACCCGCTGAAGGAGATTGTTCTTGCTTTAAAAAGCAGTGTCATTTAATAG ATTATTCATGCATTTCAACTCCCCCAATAGGAAAGAATCCACTGCCAAATACATTAAG AAACGAACCAGTCCCGCCATTTATTGTACAAAGAAGTATAACAAAACGAG AAACGATAAATCGATCACCATGTACAACAATTATTGTGATTGTAATCATACTTG cCTTTCCAATGTCAGTGCTGCTTTTTTATGACCAGAGGATAGGCAAGTTTATTGACCAACAGTTTCGAAAAG TTCAGAATTACGCTGGATCAAGAATGCAAACTTCTGAGACAGATTTTTCAGATGAACCCAACCCGGAAAAGGAGGGTTCAACAACCTTAGCAAAAATTACAATAGAACAGGCTGATGAAACTGACTCTAATGACCAAAACCTTGCAAATAATGAGTCTGATAAATGTTGTATCAAAGTTACGCAATGGATAAAATCAAGCAAACTAAATTCCTTTTGTTCCGATGGAAAGCCTGTATTTAATGAATGTATCCACGACAAATGGAAAAAACTGGAGACTGACACAAAATGTGAGATCACAGTTGAACCATGTGACAAAACAGTTTTGAAGAAAGGTTGGGTTGCCAAAACAAACAAAGATTTTATGAACATTTTGTTTATGAGTGGAACATTGAACTCAATTAAAGCTGATATCATTCTCTGTCCTGTCAACAAAGAATTGGTACCTATAGTATTTGATTCTGAAGTATTGATGGGAG GTCTTAACAAGGAAGAGCTGGAGGAAGAGCTCCAAAAATATGATGTGGTACGAATATATAATCCAGAAAACTTTAACTGCCACTGTTTACTTTTGACTGTTTTTGAGGATTTGAATATAAAGACTCACTCTGATTTCAGGGAACAGAACGTTGCAACACAGGTTATTCACACTTTAGTAACAAACGGATTTAGAAGTTTAGGAATATCACTGAAGAACAACAAAAACCCAGAATGGAAAATGTTTGCATTCAAGTTACTGACTTGTTTGTTGAAATCTAAATCTAAACTGAAGAGTCCAGTTGTGGTTTATTGCTTTGATGCAGTGGACGAGTTTGATAGTCTTGAAGACTACATACGAAGGAAATTGAATATGGACAAGTATTTGGTTCCTATAAAAACTGAGCATTTAGAATATCAAG AGGGAGAAAAATCAATTGAAGTATTGGTAGAACAAGGATCTATACTTGACTATGATGCTATG GTCGATGTCTTAATAAATTCTGTGGGTGTTTCACTCAATTTGAGGAATGGAATTGTATCTCAAAAACTTGTGGAGAAAGCTGGCAAATCTGTTCAAGATGAAtgtaaagaaaattacaaaaatggcATAAACATAGGAGAAATTGCCATCACATCTAAAGGGCATATGATATGTAAAAAGATTTTCCATGTAGCAGTGTACACAAACTTTGTTTGTGATGGAAATATTTCTACTGAA ATTTTGAAGAACATTGTGATAAGGTGTTTGAAGGCagctgaaaaaagtaaaatgacatcAATTGCTTTTCCTGCTCTTGGTACTGGTACTTTAGGATATCCTCCATGCTTGGTTGCCAAGACAATGTTTGCTGCTGTCGATGAGTATGAAAAGACAAATCCTACATACTTAAAGCGGGTTGTTTTTGTCGTGTTTGAAGACAATGTTGTATTTCAG attttcgAAAATATTGGCAAGTGGAAGAAAAACAAAGTTACGGCCAATATAAAATATG ATATTCCACCAAAGCAATTGGTGTTTATTCATAAAGATTTGGAAACCAGAGTTAATGTAACAGATAAGGAATATGTTACCAGTTTGAAAtataaagatttgaaagcagTTGTTACACAATCTGGAAGTCTAG ATATGAAAATGTATTGGAATGATCGAGATGGCTGttttgtaacaaaaataaaaacaggaCAAACTGAAGAGGAAGTAATAGCATATTTTACGTTATTAGTTACACATATGcatgaaaacaaatttcaagtggttgatttgttttttcaaaacatttgttcag ATGTCACAGCCAATAAACAGTTGAGGATTCTCATGAATGAAATACAGAGTCATGATGATCGAATTaataagaaaaattcaaaaataactGGGTTACCAGAAATAAATTATGTTAAACTCGTCAGAGTTTACTTCAAGTCTGAAGACTATGCAGAAATAGAAACAGAATATATGAAGTCAAATGACAAGCAGGAGG aaagtAAACATGGTGAATGGAAATGTCATGTCTCTGAAAAATCATCCTTTCCATTCATTGTGAAGGTTGATGGACCAGAGAGTGCGGCTAAAGATGTGTATGACGAAGTTGTGCAAGACATTTCGTCTATTTAG